The following nucleotide sequence is from Psychroserpens sp. Hel_I_66.
TCCCATCATGAGTCCGCAAAATTGTAATCCGGTTTTCGCAAAACCTTCCGTTTGGTAATCCCATAGCCTTACTTCCGCATAATTGTTCTTAAGATTAGAGTTGTTGGTATCTGCTCCTAAATTACACCATTCTCCCAATACAGAATTTCCTAAAAACCCGTCATGACCTTTGTTGGAGTAGCCAAAAATCACCGAGTTATTGACTTCGCCACCAACCTTACTATGTGGTCCAACTGTTGTTGGTCCATAAATTTTGGCTCCTAATTTTAAAGTAGCATGCTCACACAAAGCAAACGGGCCTCTTATGATACTACCTTCCATAACTTCAGCATCTTTACCAATATAAATGGGACCACTACTGGCATTTAAAGTTGCGAACTCAAGTGTGGCACCTTCTTCTAAAAATATGTGTTCTGAGCCAAGAACATTATTTGAACTTGGTATTGGCTGTGAGGTTCTATCATGGGTTAACAAATCAAAATCTTCTTGGATCGCGTCTCCGTTTATAGCAAAAATATCCCAAGTATTCTCGATTTTTAAAATTGGCTCGTTAAACTCAATAGCGTTATATGTTTCAAAATCAACTTCTTCTTGAGTCTCTTTTGTAAAAAAAGCAATAACGTTTTCTCCTTGAAATATAGCTTGATTCTCTTTTAAACCTTTAATAGTTTCTACTAATTTTTTATTTGGCAAGTATGATGCGTTGATCATCACATTTTCATCAAGTTCCACCATTGGGTATTTGTTTGACAAATAATCTTCGGTTACTGTGGTTGTACTATACCCTAGATGTTTTTCCCATTTTTCTCTAATGGTTAGTATACCTACTCTAATATCTGCAACAGGTCTTGTAAATGTGAATGGTAACAAATTATTGCGGGACGGACCATCAAAAAGAATATAGTTCATAAAAATTAGAATTTAAAATTAGAAGTGTATTACTACGTTTTCAATTTCAATTATACCTCAAAAGTAGCTTAAATACAGAAAACAAAAAAGCCTTCGGAAAAAATCCTGAAGGCTCTATAACTATTTTAAATCTAAGTTTATTTTTTAAACTTAGCGTATTTGTTTTTGAATTTATCAATACGACCTGCTGTATCTACCAATTTAGACTTACCAGTGTAGTATGGGTGAGATGTTCTAGAAATTTCCAATTTAACTACTGGATATTCAACACCATCAACTTCAATTGTTTCATTTGTTTCAGCAGTAGATTTAGTTAAAAATACGTCTTCGTTAGACATGTCTTTAAATGCTACTAATCTATAATTTTCTGGATGTATTCCTTTTCTCATCTCTTTATGCTTTAAAATTCCTTACTATTTTGGAGGTGCAAATTTAAGTAATTTTTGTAAATTACCAATAAATTATTTCTTTTTTTATTCCGAAGAAATCTGTAACAATCAAAAACAAATCTATACTAATTAATCATATTAACTAATAATCAAATTAAATTTATGGAAACAAAACCAATTACAGCAGGAAAATTTGGAATTAATTACGGTGTTATTTTAGGAGTTGTTATGATTGCTATTTCGGTAGTAACTTATGTTACCGGTATGGCATTAGAGGGCGTGCAATGGCCAAATTATATTTATTATATCATTTTCCCAGTAACTATATTCTATGCAATTAGCAAGTTCAAGCAAAATAATGCAAATGTATTGACCGTTGGAAGTTCAATTAAGCTTGGTGTTATTATTGGTGTAATAAGTGCATTGGTATATATTGCTTATTTTTTGGTTTTTAACTATGTAATAGACCCAGAATTTATGACTCAAATGATGGAAGTTGCTCAAGACAATATGATAGAGCAAAATCCTGATATGTCACAGGATCAATTAGACCAATCATTAAAGTTTATGGAAATGTTTCAAAGTCCTGGTATTATAAGTGCTTTTTGGATTGGAATGAGCGCTCTTTTTGGACTTATCTGGTCTTTAATTGCTGGTTTAGTTATGAAAAGTAACTAAGCTTTAAACTTAAATAAAATCCCTATTTTTGAGGTATTTAATTTTCAAAATATATAAATGAATATATCAGTAGTCATACCACTACTTAACGAACAAGAATCATTAACAGAATTACACGATTGGATTGCAAAAGTCATGCAATCCAATCGTTTTTCATATGAAATCATCTTTATAGACGACGGTAGTACAGATGATTCTTGGTTAAAAATCATGACATTATCCCAAAAAGACGATAGCGTTAAAGGGATTCGGTTTTTAAAGAACTTCGGAAAATCACAAGCACTCCACGCAGGCTTTGCAAAAGCAGAAGGTGATGTCATCATCACCATGGATGCAGACCTACAGGACAAC
It contains:
- a CDS encoding GlmU family protein — protein: MNYILFDGPSRNNLLPFTFTRPVADIRVGILTIREKWEKHLGYSTTTVTEDYLSNKYPMVELDENVMINASYLPNKKLVETIKGLKENQAIFQGENVIAFFTKETQEEVDFETYNAIEFNEPILKIENTWDIFAINGDAIQEDFDLLTHDRTSQPIPSSNNVLGSEHIFLEEGATLEFATLNASSGPIYIGKDAEVMEGSIIRGPFALCEHATLKLGAKIYGPTTVGPHSKVGGEVNNSVIFGYSNKGHDGFLGNSVLGEWCNLGADTNNSNLKNNYAEVRLWDYQTEGFAKTGLQFCGLMMGDHSKCGINTMFNTGTVVGVSANIFGSGFPRNFVPSFSWGGSSGFTTYLTNKAFEVAEVVMKRRGIEFSEEDKQILEHVFEETKKWRKN
- a CDS encoding DUF4199 domain-containing protein, yielding METKPITAGKFGINYGVILGVVMIAISVVTYVTGMALEGVQWPNYIYYIIFPVTIFYAISKFKQNNANVLTVGSSIKLGVIIGVISALVYIAYFLVFNYVIDPEFMTQMMEVAQDNMIEQNPDMSQDQLDQSLKFMEMFQSPGIISAFWIGMSALFGLIWSLIAGLVMKSN
- a CDS encoding type B 50S ribosomal protein L31; translated protein: MRKGIHPENYRLVAFKDMSNEDVFLTKSTAETNETIEVDGVEYPVVKLEISRTSHPYYTGKSKLVDTAGRIDKFKNKYAKFKK